A single Balaenoptera ricei isolate mBalRic1 chromosome 13, mBalRic1.hap2, whole genome shotgun sequence DNA region contains:
- the IL1RN gene encoding interleukin-1 receptor antagonist protein — translation MEVCRCHYGYLISLLLFLFHSETACYPLGKRPCEMQAFRIWDVNQKTFYLRNNQLVAGYLQGPNTKLEEKIDVVPIEPHAMFLGIHGGKLCLACVKSGNEIKLGLEPVNITDLSRNNEEDKRFAFIRSDSGPTTSFESAACPGWFLCTALETDQPVGLTNAPQDAVQVTKFYFQQDQ, via the exons ATGGAAGTCTGCAGGTGTCACTACGGTTACCtaatctctctcctccttttcctgtTCCATTCAGAGACAGCCTGCTACCCCCTGGGAAAGAGACCCTGCGAGATGCAAGCCTTCAG AATCTGGGATGTCAACCAGAAGACCTTCTACCTGAGAAATAACCAGCTAGTCGCTGGATACTTGCAAGGACCGAATACTAAATTGGAAG AGAAGATAGATGTGGTGCCCATCGAGCCCCATGCTATGTTCCTGGGGATCCATGGGGGGAAGCTGTGCCTGGCCTGTGTCAAGTCTGGTAATGAGATCAAGCTCGGGTTGGAG CCGGTGAACATCACTGACCTGAGCAGGAACAACGAGGAGGACAAGCGCTTCGCCTTCATCCGCTCCGACAGCGGGCCCACCACCAGCTTCGAGTCGGCCGCCTGCCCCGGCTGGTTCCTCTGTACAGCGCTGGAGACCGACCAGCCCGTGGGCCTCACCAATGCGCCTCAGGATGCTGTCCAGGTCACCAAGTTCTACTTCCAGCAGGACCAGTAG